The genomic DNA ACATGCCACTCTTAAAAAGCCATTCATAGCTTGGCAGTTGTATGTCAGACAAATGTAACATATGCAAACAAAACACTTTATCATCCCTCAAATGCCCCAAGCTCAGCATCTTCTGCACTTCTCTGAAGCTCAGGGAACCAACATCTTTGCATCATATCCTTAAGATCGATAGACATGTCCTATATTGAACCAAAGGCAATTTCAGACATGTAGCTCCAGATTATTGTTTCATAGACAAATGAAAGAATCCAGTGACCTTTGGAGATTGATTTGGGGTTAgattttgaaggtatttaggtgcctaaatttgtaGATAGGTGCCTatagggattttcagaagtacctaggcacctaagtccattgggaattaggcacttttgaaaatccaaataaGGACCGGTGTAGATCTTTAGATGCTTTAGTATCTGTAAAAGCCTGGCCCTTTGTTCTTACTCAATGCTGTGAAGGAATCTGACCCTTCATCCCTCGAGTCACTGGATCATATCTCCAGCCAGTGTCAATTGGAGTTGATCCAAGTCAGTGGGCCCAGTTCCAGACAGTGTAAATTGCCCACAGTTCCACATAAGTCAATGGCGCCGTACGAGTCACACCAGATGATGTACTGATCCAATGGGAACTTTCCAGTGAGATGTAGAATCGTATCTTACCTGCTCTTGATCTTGACTAGGAATGGGCAAGATCCTCAACCTGTGTAAATTGGCACCGCTTCATTTGCTTCACAGAAGCTGCACCAGTTTGCACCAGAGAACATTAGTGGAGGAGTGTATCTGTAGTATAGGCATGCGCTGAGCATTCAGTAGAGTGACATCTTAAGGGTGCTGGTagttcaaaagcatctaagggaTTTAAGAGCAAAAATCTCCCATTGACCTTCCATGGGACTTGTGCTTCTAAATCCCCTAGGTACTGTTTTCACTCTCCCCTAAATGAATAGTATAGCTTGATATACAAATATGAATAGTTGGTAGCAGTTTTCACATTCATTGCTTGATTTAACCACAACTCATGATTAAGCCTATTTGTATTTTTCCAAAATAATATGGGGGAGAACTTCAGTGTCATGAAGAATATTCAACCTTTCAATAAAACAGGCTTCAATTCTCTAAGGTGATTTGTGTGAGAGCAATTCAGGCTTCTTAACAATAGAGCAAGACTGGCTCTAGAACTATGAACGAAGAGACAGGAATTTATAAAAGCCTGAAATCTACTTACCCTACCAGATTGACAGAATGTTATAGAGATAGAGAGATTCTGGTTCATTTCTTGGGTATGTTTTACAGAACAGTCATTAGAAAGAATCTGAGTGGAGAAAAGATTATAATGTCAAAGAATTTAACTTAGCATTGGGAGACTGATTCATGCTTTTTCACCAATTGTTGAATACTGCTCTTATGTTCCTAGAAAGGAGAAAGAGAACTGAACCTACCATAACAAGGAGAAGTTAGATCAGATACCACAGGTATCACAGCTAGCATAACAATGTAGAAAATTCTCCAACTCTTGGAGGGTATAAAAAAGACTGGATGACTTTCGGAATGACGTATTGTAACTCAACCACAAGTATTGTGCCCAGAGCAGAATTACCGGGTGAAATTCTATTTTCCATCCCATAGAGATGTTCAGTGGAAAAATAATTGATTAGTAGATAGATGTCTACTGGGAATCAATGGTAGTTTGGTGcccaggcacttctgaaaatcacacTAGAtaaatacttgctttttaggtgcctaaattcttttgaaaatttggtcttaAGTTACACAACTACATTGAGTTTCATTGGAATTTGGGCACCTAAAACCCTTAGCTCATATGAAAAGCTCAGCTTTTCTGCTTACTATCCTGAATCTTGTTAGGAAGGAAAATCGGTTTTAGAGGATTGGTGTGCTAGTCTTGGACTTTGCTCTGCTACTGTCAATGCTGCATTTGTTCTGTGGATAGTTGTACATTGATCTCAAATGTCTGACAGTTCAGCACTTTCAAGAAatgcaaaattattttaattgtttccaTTAAAATTAGAATTGACTAAAtgtttatttatgaaaaatacaGATGGAGAAAGGACTATTACACAGAATTGTACGAAACATTAACAGATTGGCTCATGCCTTCTCATTATCATTTTGTTGCTTTACTTATAGTTATCCACAAGCATTTCACAGGTTGGGGAACAACTTTGCTGTTCTCTGACCAAAGGCTTCTCTCAGAGCAAGCTTCACAGtcttgtttctgaggctgtagataaAGGGGTTGAGGAAAGGGTACAGTACGGTGTTCAGCAGAGCCACTCCTTTGTTGACATCCAAGGAGAAACTTCCTGAAGGCCTGGCATACAAAACAATGCAGCTTCCGTAGACGACAGCCAAAGCTGTGAGATGGGACCCACAGGTAGCAAAAGCTTTCTGTTTGCCTGTGGCCGTTGGGATTCGCAGAATAGAGAAGAAGATGCTCACATACGACAACATTATCAAGCATAATGAACTCAGCACTACAGTTGTGCTCAAAATGGAGTCTGCCCTCCTAATCCCACTGGTGTCAGTGCAGGACAGTAGGAAAAGGGGTGTGttgtcacagaagaaatggttgaTCACATTTGGCCCACAGAATCTCAGCTTCGAAATCAGGACCATCCGTACACTTATAACTGTGAAACTTCCCACCCATGAAACAAGGACTAGCTGAATGCAGAGTCTCTGATTCATGATGGTGGCATATTGCAAAGGGCGGCAGATGGCAACATAGCGATCAAAGGACATGACCACTAAAAGGGTGAACTCCGTAGCCCCAAGAGTGAAATAGAAGAAGGTCTGGGCCATGCAGCCATTCAATGAAATGGTTTTGCTGACTGAGAGAAAGGTCAGCATCATTTTAGGGCTTGTGACCGAGGTGAACCAGATTTCCAAGAAGGACAAATTGGCGATGAAAAAGTACATGGGAGAGTGGAGTCGATGATCCACCCACACTATGAAAATGATGACCACGTTGCCCGTCACTGTGATCAGGTAGGTGAGGAGAAGAATCAGGAACAGAAAAATCTTCAGTTTCTCACCAAGGCTGGAAAATCCCAGTAGGATGAACTCAGACACAGCCGTTTCATTTCTTTCCTCCATGTCCAACTTCTGTAGAAAGAGTAAATATGAAAATAAGTGAATGGCATTTTCGtgtattcatagatttttaaagccgGATGGAACCCTGGTGATCTTTTAGCCCCACTTTGTACATAATATATGACATATGATTTTACCTAATAACTCCTCCATTAATCCTGTAATTTGTTGTCATAAGAACAagcatactgggtcaaaccaattgtccatctagcccaatatcctgtattctgacagtggctaaagccaggtgcttcacagggaatgaacaaaacagggcactTATTGGGTGATCCATACCCTGTCATTCACTCCCCACATCTGGCCATCAGAGGCTCAGACACACAGAGCATggaattgcatccctgaccatcttggttaagaGCCCTTGAtcgacctatcctccaggaatttatctaaaccttttttgaacccagttatacttttggccttcacaacatcccctgggaaCGAGTTCCACAGaatgactgtgtgttgtgtgaggaaatacttcctttttttggttttgaactggatgcctattaatttcatcaggtgacccctggttctggcGTTCCACggagaggtaaataacacttccctattcactgtctccacaccagtcatgactttctagacctctctcatatccccctacagtcatctcttttccaagatgaagagtctcagtctttttaatctctcctcatatgggacctgttccatacccctaattatttttgttacccttctctgtaccttttccatttctaatacatAATATGCCCACTCCTAGAGCACTATgggcagttctggttgccccatcgcAGAAAAGATCTATTTATATCATCGCATTATGTTATTTGgaatcttattatctatccttttggTAATGGGAatcattcccaacattctgttcgcttttttgactacttctgcacattgagtggatgttttcagagaactatccacaatgactccaagatctctttcttgagtgataactaatttagaccctattATTTTGCATGTGAAGTTGTGATTATGTTTTCTCatatacattactttgcatttctcaacactgaatttcatcggCGATTTTGTTTCCCAATCACTCAGTTTTGTcggatccttttgtaactctgctTTCGACTTAACTATCTTATATAATCTTGACTCGTTTGTGAACTTTGCCATCtttgtgcagcggcaatcaaaaaagctaacagtgaaAAGAAGAGCATGGCATCCAGGTGTCCAAGTCGCTGTGTCACTGAGCACCCAGAAGCATGTGTTCTTTTTGGTCATTGTTTTGCAACATAATTCCATTATAGATTCCTCCACTGGAAGAGACCACTGAGTTCATCTAGTCTCATCGCCTGTATAACTCCTGCCAttcaacttcctcaaaataattaattttaacgAGATCCTATCTTTCAGGAAAAATCccgtcttgatttaaatattgccagtgatggaaaatccaccactacACTTGGTGagttgttcaaatggttaattcccctcactgttaaaaaaggTGCACCTTAGTTCCTATTTGAATTTTTTCTAGCCTTCACTTTCAGTCATTTGGTCTTGTTCTACATTTTTTCTGCTAGACTAAAATATTTGTTCCCGACGTAGGTACTTATTGACTGTGAGCAAGTTACCTTTTAAAGTTCTCTTTGATAAGATAATTATATTGAACTCCTTCAGTCTATCACATTCAGTAATGTTTTCCAAAGCTTTAATAGTTTTCGTGGTTCAGAACTGgatacaggattccagcagcagttgcaccagcaCCAAATGGAAAGGAAAAACACACCCCTTCTCCTTCTCAATATTCCTGTTTTCAcaccccaggattgcattagacTTTTTTGGCCACATCACTGAACTGGGAGCTTATGTTTGGCTAATTATTTACTGTGACCCCTGAGTCTTTTTCAGAGTGAAGTTTGCTTACGACATCCAATAACAATATCTCATGCAATGCAATTTCAAGTGAACATAGTCCCTTCTCCACACTCATGAGTGACCTGTAGCAGTGTTTTTCAGGCTTTTAATGTTGGTGAATCATTAATCAAAGTAAAAATGTTCACAATCCCATTACATTTACTATAAAGAGTAAAACTGCTATCAATGTTAACAGTGATAACCCTACCAAATACAAGTACTACATTCGATCTCAGAAACTTTGAAGGTTTTTATCATCCCAAGTTTGTTCTGGAAATTTGATTTGTCAGGATTGTAATAAAAAATTCagtgcctctcctccccccccccacattgctTAATGCCAAAGCTCCCAGAAACAACACCCATCTGTTTAGAAACACAGATCTAATGTTCTCTCGGCCATCATATAAATCATAGGAGTTTATCTAGTAATTTCTCCATTAAGCCCACAACTTGTGGATGAAGTAGgggatatcttttagaaagacctcCAAACTCAACACAAAGACTACAAGTAACAGAATATCCACTATATCTCTAGGTAAATTGTCTCAATAGTTAATGACTCTCACCCTTAAAAATGTGCTCCTTACTTcttgtttaaatttgtttttcttcagcTTCAAACCATTGGATACTTTTTTCTGCTAGGCTAAAGAGTCCTCAactgtcagaaatctcttccccatgtaggcaCTTCTAAATCATGATCAAGTCATCTCTGAACCTTCTCTACAATAATATAAATAGATTGAACTTCACTACTGTATTCTATAGCTCCACCTTGCTAAATCCTTCCCTTATTCCCCTTTTCTACAGCAGTGACAAGGCAAAAGCAGTAGCTAAAGATCACTGAGACACCccttctagtgatagactcaaggagctcagtctctcTAGTTTAAAAAGGAGAAGTTGAAGGGGTGACTCGGTTACAGCCAAAGGTACAGGGGGAGCAAATGGACTCTTCTCTTTAGCAGAGACAGGTATTACAAGCTCCTTGgccagaagttgaagctagaagaATTTGGGACTGGaaataaaagtatattttttttaaagtgaggataattaacaattggaattacttaccaagggctgtggtggagtctccatcactgaccatttttatatcaagattggatattttttttcctaaaagatctgctctgggaattttTTCTGGGAAGTTCCAGGGCCGGTGTTAGAGAGGAGGCCAGCCCAGATGATcacaagggtcccttctggccatctGATCTATGAATTTATGAGTCATGGAACATCAAAGCATAGCTATAGACACCATAATTTTATATCTTCATCTTCTCCGACTTGCTGAACATTGGATGCTATCATTTAGAAATGAAACAGAAACCGCATCGCTTTCTCTGACGTTCTCTCTCCATTGCTTTCTCAGCATCTTTCCTGCTGA from Malaclemys terrapin pileata isolate rMalTer1 chromosome 12, rMalTer1.hap1, whole genome shotgun sequence includes the following:
- the LOC128847000 gene encoding olfactory receptor 6M1-like; the encoded protein is MEERNETAVSEFILLGFSSLGEKLKIFLFLILLLTYLITVTGNVVIIFIVWVDHRLHSPMYFFIANLSFLEIWFTSVTSPKMMLTFLSVSKTISLNGCMAQTFFYFTLGATEFTLLVVMSFDRYVAICRPLQYATIMNQRLCIQLVLVSWVGSFTVISVRMVLISKLRFCGPNVINHFFCDNTPLFLLSCTDTSGIRRADSILSTTVVLSSLCLIMLSYVSIFFSILRIPTATGKQKAFATCGSHLTALAVVYGSCIVLYARPSGSFSLDVNKGVALLNTVLYPFLNPFIYSLRNKTVKLALREAFGQRTAKLFPNL